One genomic region from Balaenoptera acutorostrata chromosome 1, mBalAcu1.1, whole genome shotgun sequence encodes:
- the SYNC gene encoding syncoilin isoform X3, translated as MYVEETKKPEEMLHIEETRTPDEALYVEEPGKPGEMLYVEEPVKPGKTTSPEQMVYGGETVPSEEKPNPEESLRAGPGPSTEGSLSTEDLELLEERFQQCVQAVAQLEEERDQLIHELVLLREPALQEVQRVHQDILAAYKLHAQAELERDGLREEIRLVKQKLFKVTKECVSYQYQLECRRQDVAQFAEFREVLTARAAQLSEELAQLLDAYQKQKEQLRQQLEAPPSQRDGHFLQESRQLSAQFENLMAESRQGLEQEYEPQLLRLLERKEAAAEALQKTQAEIQAMKEALRPLQAEALQLHLQNRNLEDQTTLVRQKRDEEVQQYREQLEEMEERQRQLRSGVQLQQQRNKEMEQLRISLAEELSTYKGCLETYGRICNQEATTKNSLAKDH; from the exons ATGTATGTGGAAGAGACCAAGAAGCCCGAGGAGATGCTGCATATTGAGGAGACCAGGACGCCTGATGAGGCCCTGTATGTGGAGGAGCCAGGAAAGCCAGGGGAGATGCTATATGTGGAAGAGCCCGTGAAGCCGGGAAAGACTACAAGCCCAGAGCAGATGGTTTATGGGGGAGAGACAGTCCCGAGCGAGGAGAAACCTAACCCAGAGGAGAGCCTCAGAGCTGGGCCGGGTCCCAGCACAGAGGGGAGCCTGAGCACAGAGGACCTGGAATTGCTGGAGGAGCGTTTCCAGCAGTGTGTCCAAGCCGTGGCCCAGCTGGAAGAGGAGAGGGATCAGCTCATCCACGAGCTTGTGTTGCTCCGGGAACCAGCCCTGCAGGAGGTGCAACGGGTCCACCAGGACATCCTGGCTGCCTACAAACTGCACGCCCAGGCAGAGCTGGAGAGGGATGGGCTGAGGGAGGAGATCCGGCTGGTCAAGCAGAAGCTGTTCAAGGTGACGAAGGAATGTGTGTCCTACCAATATCAGCTGGAGTGCCGCCGGCAGGACGTGGCCCAGTTCGCCGAGTTCCGAGAAGTGCTGACCGCCCGGGCGGCCCAGCTCTCAGAGGAATTAGCCCAGCTTCTGGATGCCTATCAGAAGCAGAAGGAGCAGTTACGGCAACAACTAGAAGCACCTCCAAGCCAGAGGGATGGGCACTTTCTCCAGGAGAGCCGGCAGCTCTCTGCCCAGTTCGAGAACCTCATGGCAGAGAGCCGCCAGGGCCTGGAGCAGGAGTATGAGCCTCAGCTGCTGCGGCTCCTAGAGAGGAAAGAAGCTGCGGCCGAAGCTCTGCAGAAAACCCAGGCCGAGATCCAGGCGATGAAGGAGGCTCTGCGACCACTGCAGGCAGAGGCCCTTCAGCTCCACCTGCAAAACAGGAACCTGGAGGACCAGACCACCCTTGTGAGGCAAAAACGAGACGAGGAGGTGCAGCAGTACAGG GAACAGCTGGAGGAAATGGAAGAACGACAGAGGCAGCTAAGAAGCGGGGTGCAACTCCAGCAACAGAGGAACAAAGAGATGGAGCAGCTAAGGATCAGCCTTGCTGAAGAGCTCTCAACGTACAA GGGCTGTTTAGAAACATATGGCCGAATCTGTAACCAAGAAGCAACGACAAAAAACTCCTTAGCAAAGGATCACTAA
- the SYNC gene encoding syncoilin isoform X1, producing MASPEPRRGGDGAAQAARNTRAEATSLQEENSESPYEEGTWNPEVTLSLEGTLNLEDILYLGDTGDFDVAMYVEETKKPEEMLHIEETRTPDEALYVEEPGKPGEMLYVEEPVKPGKTTSPEQMVYGGETVPSEEKPNPEESLRAGPGPSTEGSLSTEDLELLEERFQQCVQAVAQLEEERDQLIHELVLLREPALQEVQRVHQDILAAYKLHAQAELERDGLREEIRLVKQKLFKVTKECVSYQYQLECRRQDVAQFAEFREVLTARAAQLSEELAQLLDAYQKQKEQLRQQLEAPPSQRDGHFLQESRQLSAQFENLMAESRQGLEQEYEPQLLRLLERKEAAAEALQKTQAEIQAMKEALRPLQAEALQLHLQNRNLEDQTTLVRQKRDEEVQQYREQLEEMEERQRQLRSGVQLQQQRNKEMEQLRISLAEELSTYKGCLETYGRICNQEATTKNSLAKDH from the exons AAACACAAGAGCAGAGGCCACTTCTCTTCAAGAGGAGAACTCTGAATCCCCGTATGAGGAGGGGACCTGGAACCCAGAAGTCACTCTGTCTTTGGAAGGGACCTTGAACTTAGAGGATATCCTCTACCTGGGGGACACAGGTGACTTTGATGTGGCTATGTATGTGGAAGAGACCAAGAAGCCCGAGGAGATGCTGCATATTGAGGAGACCAGGACGCCTGATGAGGCCCTGTATGTGGAGGAGCCAGGAAAGCCAGGGGAGATGCTATATGTGGAAGAGCCCGTGAAGCCGGGAAAGACTACAAGCCCAGAGCAGATGGTTTATGGGGGAGAGACAGTCCCGAGCGAGGAGAAACCTAACCCAGAGGAGAGCCTCAGAGCTGGGCCGGGTCCCAGCACAGAGGGGAGCCTGAGCACAGAGGACCTGGAATTGCTGGAGGAGCGTTTCCAGCAGTGTGTCCAAGCCGTGGCCCAGCTGGAAGAGGAGAGGGATCAGCTCATCCACGAGCTTGTGTTGCTCCGGGAACCAGCCCTGCAGGAGGTGCAACGGGTCCACCAGGACATCCTGGCTGCCTACAAACTGCACGCCCAGGCAGAGCTGGAGAGGGATGGGCTGAGGGAGGAGATCCGGCTGGTCAAGCAGAAGCTGTTCAAGGTGACGAAGGAATGTGTGTCCTACCAATATCAGCTGGAGTGCCGCCGGCAGGACGTGGCCCAGTTCGCCGAGTTCCGAGAAGTGCTGACCGCCCGGGCGGCCCAGCTCTCAGAGGAATTAGCCCAGCTTCTGGATGCCTATCAGAAGCAGAAGGAGCAGTTACGGCAACAACTAGAAGCACCTCCAAGCCAGAGGGATGGGCACTTTCTCCAGGAGAGCCGGCAGCTCTCTGCCCAGTTCGAGAACCTCATGGCAGAGAGCCGCCAGGGCCTGGAGCAGGAGTATGAGCCTCAGCTGCTGCGGCTCCTAGAGAGGAAAGAAGCTGCGGCCGAAGCTCTGCAGAAAACCCAGGCCGAGATCCAGGCGATGAAGGAGGCTCTGCGACCACTGCAGGCAGAGGCCCTTCAGCTCCACCTGCAAAACAGGAACCTGGAGGACCAGACCACCCTTGTGAGGCAAAAACGAGACGAGGAGGTGCAGCAGTACAGG GAACAGCTGGAGGAAATGGAAGAACGACAGAGGCAGCTAAGAAGCGGGGTGCAACTCCAGCAACAGAGGAACAAAGAGATGGAGCAGCTAAGGATCAGCCTTGCTGAAGAGCTCTCAACGTACAA GGGCTGTTTAGAAACATATGGCCGAATCTGTAACCAAGAAGCAACGACAAAAAACTCCTTAGCAAAGGATCACTAA
- the SYNC gene encoding syncoilin isoform X2 has product MASPEPRRGGDGAAQAARNTRAEATSLQEENSESPYEEGTWNPEVTLSLEGTLNLEDILYLGDTGDFDVAMYVEETKKPEEMLHIEETRTPDEALYVEEPGKPGEMLYVEEPVKPGKTTSPEQMVYGGETVPSEEKPNPEESLRAGPGPSTEGSLSTEDLELLEERFQQCVQAVAQLEEERDQLIHELVLLREPALQEVQRVHQDILAAYKLHAQAELERDGLREEIRLVKQKLFKVTKECVSYQYQLECRRQDVAQFAEFREVLTARAAQLSEELAQLLDAYQKQKEQLRQQLEAPPSQRDGHFLQESRQLSAQFENLMAESRQGLEQEYEPQLLRLLERKEAAAEALQKTQAEIQAMKEALRPLQAEALQLHLQNRNLEDQTTLVRQKRDEEVQQYRGLFRNIWPNL; this is encoded by the exons AAACACAAGAGCAGAGGCCACTTCTCTTCAAGAGGAGAACTCTGAATCCCCGTATGAGGAGGGGACCTGGAACCCAGAAGTCACTCTGTCTTTGGAAGGGACCTTGAACTTAGAGGATATCCTCTACCTGGGGGACACAGGTGACTTTGATGTGGCTATGTATGTGGAAGAGACCAAGAAGCCCGAGGAGATGCTGCATATTGAGGAGACCAGGACGCCTGATGAGGCCCTGTATGTGGAGGAGCCAGGAAAGCCAGGGGAGATGCTATATGTGGAAGAGCCCGTGAAGCCGGGAAAGACTACAAGCCCAGAGCAGATGGTTTATGGGGGAGAGACAGTCCCGAGCGAGGAGAAACCTAACCCAGAGGAGAGCCTCAGAGCTGGGCCGGGTCCCAGCACAGAGGGGAGCCTGAGCACAGAGGACCTGGAATTGCTGGAGGAGCGTTTCCAGCAGTGTGTCCAAGCCGTGGCCCAGCTGGAAGAGGAGAGGGATCAGCTCATCCACGAGCTTGTGTTGCTCCGGGAACCAGCCCTGCAGGAGGTGCAACGGGTCCACCAGGACATCCTGGCTGCCTACAAACTGCACGCCCAGGCAGAGCTGGAGAGGGATGGGCTGAGGGAGGAGATCCGGCTGGTCAAGCAGAAGCTGTTCAAGGTGACGAAGGAATGTGTGTCCTACCAATATCAGCTGGAGTGCCGCCGGCAGGACGTGGCCCAGTTCGCCGAGTTCCGAGAAGTGCTGACCGCCCGGGCGGCCCAGCTCTCAGAGGAATTAGCCCAGCTTCTGGATGCCTATCAGAAGCAGAAGGAGCAGTTACGGCAACAACTAGAAGCACCTCCAAGCCAGAGGGATGGGCACTTTCTCCAGGAGAGCCGGCAGCTCTCTGCCCAGTTCGAGAACCTCATGGCAGAGAGCCGCCAGGGCCTGGAGCAGGAGTATGAGCCTCAGCTGCTGCGGCTCCTAGAGAGGAAAGAAGCTGCGGCCGAAGCTCTGCAGAAAACCCAGGCCGAGATCCAGGCGATGAAGGAGGCTCTGCGACCACTGCAGGCAGAGGCCCTTCAGCTCCACCTGCAAAACAGGAACCTGGAGGACCAGACCACCCTTGTGAGGCAAAAACGAGACGAGGAGGTGCAGCAGTACAGG GGGCTGTTTAGAAACATATGGCCGAATCTGTAA